The DNA region ctgaatcaatctaTCTTCAACCTGCAACCCAAAatcaacaacaacgacaacaactTGATAACAACTTTATACTAAAAATCTCATTTATTCCTCCACCAAACCAAACGAAATCGTCTTCAATTTACGACTTCAATTGTGTTTCCTGTCAAATGGATAGTAGTGCCTCcgataaaaaaaatcaattttaatgTCGCTAGTATTTGTGTGAAGAATTCCACTATTATTCTCTTAATTCCCATTTGCATTAAGAATGTCATTTATTATCATCTTAATTAATTACTACTACTATTTGTATGAAAAATTCCATTCTATTAATCGCTTAAGTACAACATGCATGAAGAATTCCATTTTATATTCTCTTAACGACATTTTACTATAAAACTCTTAATTACTATTTATATTTGCATGAAGAATTCCATTTTACTAGTATTTACTCTTAATTAGATACTATTTACTCTTAATTAGATTTTAATATAAAACTCTTACATTTCTAGAATCACTCCTTCCTCTTTCAAATTTTAAATCAAACATACACAAAGGAGTATTTTTATTACTGTACCATTATTTCTCATTTTCCAGCTGTTCCAGATCCTTCTATAGTGAACAAACTCCTTCCTCTTTCAAATTTTAAATCAAACATACACAAAAGAGTATTTTTTATTACTGTGCCGTTATTTTTCATTTTCCAGCTGTTCCAGATCCTTCTATAGTGAACAAACGCAAACTTTTTGTTTCCATTTTAACCCTTCGCCACGTCACACCTCCATACCGGAATACAAGGAACTTCTTACCTCCTTCCAAACTATGGCAAATTTGATAAATACCCTAAAAAACGAGCCCAAAACGAATAAATCTCTAACAACCCTTATAAAACCCTAACTACCACACTCTCATCTTCAACTTCATAACTCTCACTGTCATCCAAAAATGGCATCATCTCGCTACGAACTCGATCTGAATCTCACATCAGCAAAATCACTCAAGAACGTCAACTGGCGCCACGGCGCTAACCAACCATACGCCGTCGTTTGGGTTGATCAAGTCAATAAATTCACAACCAATGTAGACCCAAATGGCGACACCGAAGCTGAATGGAATCAACCACTTATCCTTCCTTTACCACCAAAACCATTCGAGGATCTCACTTTATACATCGACGTCGTTCACGCTGGATTTGAAGAAGATACAAAGAAACTCATCGGCTCGGCTCGGCTTCAgcttgttgatgttcttgaagtTGGAATCGGCGAGCGTGTGAATCGCACGCTCACATTGAAACGACCTTCTGGAAGACCACAAGGAAAGGTTGACGTTAAGGTGGGGGTTAGAGAGATTGGTTATCATGCACATGGTGCGAATTATCCTCCTCCTTATGGTGTTCCACCTCCAGAATCAAATTCGCGGGATTATTCCTCTGCTTCGTCGGTGTATGGTTACCCATACGGTGCTCCTCCTCCACCTCAGCAACAAGGATCGTATTATCCTACGGCACCGTACCCTCAAACAGCGTCGTATGGTTCGCAAACGGTGTCGTATGGACAAGGGGGTAATTATGTGTCACAAACGACGGCGTATGAGCAAGAAGGTAATTATGGGGAAACGGCGTCGTACGTAAAAGTGGAGGAAAAGAAGAAGAGTAAGTTTGGTGGGATGGGGACGGGATTGGCTGTGGGTGCGGTTGCTGGGGTACTTGGTGGAATCGCATTGGTGGAAGGTGCTGAGTATGTTGAAGATAGGATTGCTGATGACGTGGCGGAGAGGATTGAGGATGATCTTGGTTACGATGATGATTTCTAGAGAGGGATGTTAATATTTGTCGATTGTCAATCCAATAAgcttttgtttgtttttaatttcgGTTGAG from Lathyrus oleraceus cultivar Zhongwan6 chromosome 1, CAAS_Psat_ZW6_1.0, whole genome shotgun sequence includes:
- the LOC127128434 gene encoding uncharacterized protein LOC127128434, with protein sequence MASSRYELDLNLTSAKSLKNVNWRHGANQPYAVVWVDQVNKFTTNVDPNGDTEAEWNQPLILPLPPKPFEDLTLYIDVVHAGFEEDTKKLIGSARLQLVDVLEVGIGERVNRTLTLKRPSGRPQGKVDVKVGVREIGYHAHGANYPPPYGVPPPESNSRDYSSASSVYGYPYGAPPPPQQQGSYYPTAPYPQTASYGSQTVSYGQGGNYVSQTTAYEQEGNYGETASYVKVEEKKKSKFGGMGTGLAVGAVAGVLGGIALVEGAEYVEDRIADDVAERIEDDLGYDDDF